Proteins encoded together in one Pseudomonas arsenicoxydans window:
- a CDS encoding sensor histidine kinase: MRSIQRRLSLGLISVMVVVGLVLAQTSLWLFEMGLQRYLEAGLRDDSENLLVALVRGPQGLQLDERHLSPAYQRPFSGHYFRIDFADKHWRSRSLWDQEMPSLDHPGLHSNLQLGPEGQQLLVLRSDYRRLGQSISISVAQDYTPVRESFRRMQQVGIGLGLAGLLLILLLQRITVRRALRPLEKAREQIAQLQQGQRSQLDDQVPVELEPLVAQINHLLAHTEDSLKRSRNALGNLGHALKTPLAVLLSLASSEKLDAHPELRKTLKAQLQQVQQRLNRELNRARLSGDALPGALFDCDAQLPGLLATLRMIHGEHLDLSYRAPSGLQLPWDREDLLELLGNLLDNACKWADAEVRLSVVEMAEGFLLSVEDDGPGIPVEQRDQVFGRGTRLDEQTDGHGLGLGIVRDIVDSWGGVLRLEESEWGGLKVIIQLPKR, from the coding sequence GTGAGGTCGATCCAGCGCCGCTTGAGCCTGGGCCTGATCAGCGTGATGGTGGTTGTCGGCCTGGTGCTGGCGCAGACCAGCCTGTGGCTGTTTGAAATGGGCTTGCAGCGTTACCTCGAAGCCGGTCTGCGTGACGACAGTGAAAACCTTCTGGTGGCGCTGGTGCGCGGGCCGCAAGGCTTGCAGCTGGATGAACGGCACCTGTCGCCGGCCTATCAACGGCCATTTTCCGGGCATTACTTCCGTATCGATTTCGCCGACAAGCACTGGCGCTCCCGTTCGTTATGGGATCAGGAGATGCCGAGCCTTGACCACCCGGGCCTGCACAGCAACCTGCAACTGGGGCCCGAAGGCCAGCAGTTGCTGGTGCTGCGTTCGGACTATCGGCGGCTCGGTCAGTCGATTTCGATCAGCGTGGCGCAGGATTACACCCCGGTGCGCGAGAGTTTTCGGCGCATGCAACAGGTCGGGATCGGTCTGGGGTTGGCGGGGCTGCTGCTGATTCTGCTGCTGCAACGGATCACGGTGCGTCGCGCCTTGCGTCCGCTGGAAAAGGCCCGCGAGCAAATCGCCCAGCTGCAACAGGGCCAGCGCTCGCAACTCGATGATCAGGTGCCGGTGGAGCTCGAGCCGCTAGTGGCGCAGATCAACCATTTGCTTGCGCACACAGAGGACAGCCTCAAGCGTTCGCGCAATGCCTTGGGTAACCTGGGGCACGCGTTGAAAACGCCGCTGGCGGTGTTGCTGAGCCTGGCGTCGAGCGAGAAACTCGACGCTCATCCCGAGTTGCGCAAGACCCTCAAGGCGCAACTGCAACAGGTTCAGCAGCGACTCAATCGCGAGCTCAACCGCGCGCGGTTATCCGGCGATGCGCTGCCGGGTGCGTTGTTTGATTGCGATGCGCAGCTGCCGGGTTTGCTGGCGACGTTGCGCATGATTCACGGCGAGCACCTGGACCTCAGCTACCGGGCGCCCAGCGGTTTGCAGTTGCCGTGGGATCGCGAGGATTTGCTGGAGTTGCTGGGCAACCTGCTGGACAACGCCTGCAAATGGGCGGATGCCGAGGTTCGCTTGAGCGTGGTCGAGATGGCAGAAGGGTTTTTGTTGAGCGTGGAAGACGATGGCCCGGGCATTCCCGTGGAGCAGCGTGATCAGGTGTTCGGCCGGGGCACGCGGCTGGATGAACAGACCGACGGGCACGGGTTGGGATTGGGCATCGTGCGCGACATTGTCGATTCGTGGGGCGGGGTGTTGAGGCTTGAGGAGAGTGAGTGGGGTGGGTTGAAGGTCATCATCCAATTACCCAAACGCTGA
- a CDS encoding response regulator transcription factor: MRLLLVEDHVPLADELMAGLNRQGYAVDWLADGRDAVYQGSSEPYDLIILDLGLPGLPGLEVLAQWRAGGLMTPVLILTARDSWAERIEGLKAGADDYLTKPFHPEELHLRVQALLRRSHGQANQPTLKAAGWHLDEGRQCVTRDGADIQLTAAEFRLLRYFMLHPEQILSKSHLAEHLYDGETERDSNVLEVHVNHLRRKLGRSVIETRRGQGYLFGGQAR; this comes from the coding sequence ATGCGATTGTTGCTGGTGGAAGACCATGTGCCCCTGGCCGACGAATTGATGGCCGGGCTCAACCGCCAGGGCTACGCCGTGGATTGGCTGGCCGATGGCCGCGACGCGGTGTATCAGGGCAGCAGCGAACCGTATGACCTGATCATCCTCGACCTCGGCCTGCCGGGTTTGCCGGGGCTTGAGGTGCTGGCGCAATGGCGTGCCGGCGGCCTGATGACGCCAGTGCTGATCCTCACGGCTCGCGATTCCTGGGCCGAGCGCATCGAAGGCCTCAAGGCCGGCGCCGACGATTACCTGACCAAACCGTTCCACCCCGAAGAGCTGCACCTGCGGGTCCAGGCGTTGTTGCGCCGCTCCCACGGCCAGGCTAATCAGCCAACGCTCAAGGCCGCCGGTTGGCATCTGGACGAAGGCCGTCAATGCGTGACCCGCGACGGCGCCGACATCCAGCTGACCGCCGCCGAATTCCGTCTGCTGCGTTATTTCATGTTGCACCCTGAACAAATCCTTTCCAAAAGCCACCTCGCCGAACACCTCTACGACGGTGAAACCGAGCGTGATTCCAACGTGCTCGAAGTGCACGTCAACCACCTGCGGCGCAAGCTGGGGCGCAGCGTCATCGAAACCCGTCGCGGCCAGGGTTACCTGTTCGGCGGGCAAGCCCGGTGA
- a CDS encoding PepSY domain-containing protein — MKVLSFSSMALLLLAFCSVVMARDLDQDEALRLRQRGVILPLEQLLQQALDRYPGSKLLEAELEEKHDVYIYEVELLTAQGVVRELDIEAATGRLLKDRED, encoded by the coding sequence ATGAAGGTGCTTTCATTTTCAAGCATGGCGCTGCTGTTGCTGGCGTTTTGCTCGGTGGTCATGGCGCGCGACCTGGATCAGGACGAAGCCCTGCGCCTGCGTCAGCGTGGCGTCATCCTGCCTCTGGAGCAACTGCTGCAACAGGCGCTGGACCGCTATCCGGGGTCCAAATTGCTGGAAGCCGAGCTTGAAGAAAAACATGACGTCTACATTTATGAAGTCGAGTTGCTGACCGCCCAAGGCGTGGTCCGCGAACTGGACATCGAAGCCGCCACTGGCCGCTTGCTCAAAGACAGGGAAGACTGA
- a CDS encoding PepSY domain-containing protein, which produces MKILTALIAASLIAMTASIAHARDLGPDEALRLRDAGTIVSFEKLNATALAKHPGAKITQTELEEEYGKYIYQVELRDPQGIEWDLELDAVSGQLLKDHQDT; this is translated from the coding sequence ATGAAAATCCTGACTGCCCTGATCGCCGCATCCCTCATCGCCATGACTGCCAGCATCGCCCACGCTCGTGACCTGGGGCCCGACGAAGCCCTGCGGCTGCGCGACGCTGGTACCATTGTGTCTTTCGAGAAGCTCAACGCCACCGCTCTGGCCAAACACCCCGGCGCCAAAATCACTCAAACCGAGCTGGAAGAAGAGTACGGCAAGTACATCTATCAGGTTGAGCTGCGCGACCCACAAGGCATTGAGTGGGACCTGGAATTAGACGCGGTCAGCGGCCAGCTACTCAAGGATCATCAGGATACGTAA
- a CDS encoding patatin-like phospholipase domain-containing protein, whose product MTAIHIKFPALTLKAGPRAFARIRKDGLSAADVGTLPGAAGGPKALGIQGLDLALFGEWLPAAPRERSLIGASVGSWRFASACLPDAAEGIRRLGHLYTGQDFAKGVTMAQISQSSQRMLDELLDGRDASILNNAHYRLNIMVVKSHGNLADDHRGRLGLALGSVIADNLRGRARLARHFERLIIHDPRLMPPVNALNDFPSRFVALTAGNLRQALLASGSIPMVMEGVRDLPGAGAGTFRDGGLLDYHLDLPYSGNDIVLYPHFTDRVIPGWFDKTLPWRRACPARLQDVLLLAPSKDYLARLPYGKLPDRNDFKRFMGDAPSRQKYWRAAMDESRRLGDEFLELAANGRLGERLLTL is encoded by the coding sequence ATGACCGCCATCCACATCAAGTTCCCTGCCCTGACCCTCAAGGCCGGCCCTCGCGCCTTTGCGCGCATCCGTAAAGACGGTTTGAGCGCCGCCGATGTCGGCACGTTGCCAGGGGCGGCCGGTGGGCCAAAAGCGTTGGGAATTCAAGGTCTGGACCTGGCGTTGTTCGGCGAATGGTTGCCGGCCGCGCCGCGAGAGCGCTCGCTGATTGGCGCCTCGGTGGGTTCCTGGCGCTTCGCCAGCGCCTGCCTGCCGGATGCCGCCGAAGGTATTCGACGCCTCGGTCACCTCTACACCGGGCAGGACTTCGCCAAAGGCGTGACCATGGCGCAGATCAGCCAAAGCTCGCAGCGCATGCTCGATGAACTGCTCGACGGCCGCGATGCGTCGATCCTGAACAATGCCCATTACCGACTGAACATCATGGTGGTCAAAAGCCACGGCAACCTGGCCGACGATCATCGCGGCCGGCTCGGGCTGGCGCTGGGATCGGTGATCGCCGACAACTTGCGCGGTCGCGCGCGGCTGGCGCGGCATTTCGAGCGGCTGATCATCCACGACCCGCGCCTGATGCCTCCGGTCAATGCGCTGAACGATTTCCCGTCGCGCTTCGTCGCGCTCACTGCCGGCAACCTGCGCCAGGCCCTGCTCGCCTCGGGCTCAATTCCGATGGTCATGGAAGGCGTGCGTGATCTGCCGGGTGCTGGCGCCGGGACGTTCCGCGACGGCGGACTGCTGGACTATCACCTCGACCTGCCCTATAGCGGCAACGACATCGTGCTGTACCCGCACTTCACCGACCGGGTGATCCCCGGCTGGTTCGACAAGACCCTTCCGTGGCGCCGCGCCTGCCCTGCGCGCTTGCAGGATGTTCTGCTGCTGGCGCCGTCGAAGGACTACCTGGCGCGCCTGCCCTACGGCAAGCTGCCGGACCGCAACGATTTCAAACGCTTCATGGGCGATGCACCGAGCCGGCAGAAATACTGGCGAGCGGCGATGGATGAAAGCCGGCGTCTGGGCGACGAGTTCCTCGAACTGGCCGCCAATGGTCGCCTCGGCGAGCGCTTGCTGACCCTTTAG
- the queD gene encoding 6-carboxytetrahydropterin synthase QueD produces the protein MEIFKEFTFESAHRLPHVPEGHKCGRLHGHSFKVAIHLSGDLDPHTGWIRDFSEIKAIFKPLYERLDHNYLNDIPGLENPTSEVLAKFIWNELKPLLPELSAIRIHETCTSGCIYHGE, from the coding sequence GTGGAAATTTTCAAAGAGTTTACGTTCGAATCCGCCCACCGCCTGCCTCACGTGCCGGAAGGCCACAAGTGCGGTCGCTTGCATGGTCACTCGTTCAAAGTGGCGATCCACTTGAGCGGCGACCTCGATCCGCACACCGGCTGGATCCGCGACTTCTCGGAAATCAAGGCGATCTTCAAGCCGCTGTACGAGCGCCTGGACCACAACTATCTGAACGACATTCCTGGCCTGGAAAACCCGACCAGCGAAGTGCTGGCCAAATTCATCTGGAATGAATTGAAGCCCCTGCTGCCGGAGCTCAGCGCGATCCGTATCCATGAGACATGCACCAGCGGCTGCATCTATCACGGCGAGTAA
- a CDS encoding alpha/beta fold hydrolase — MTDWPLPQTYRFNGHCVRYAVRGDGPPLVFVHGTPFSSCVWHRIAPHFIATHRVYYFDLLGYGQSEKITGDVSLGVQNVLLAQLLDHWGLERPDVVAHDFGGATALRTHLLNGKDYRSLTLIDPVALTPWGSPFVQHVRQHEAAFSGLPDYIQRAIVPAYIRGAIKRDISDEELAPYVQPWLGDPGQAAFYRQIAQMDERYTREAEGLYPTVRCPVQILWGEDDQWIPIERGRALQQMIAGAQFHPVPNAGHLVQEDAPEAIVAALLKFLPLIQSP, encoded by the coding sequence ATGACTGACTGGCCACTGCCCCAAACCTATCGCTTCAACGGACATTGCGTTCGCTACGCCGTACGGGGCGACGGCCCGCCGCTGGTGTTCGTGCATGGCACGCCGTTCTCTTCTTGTGTGTGGCACCGGATTGCACCGCATTTCATCGCCACGCACCGGGTGTATTACTTCGACCTGCTGGGCTATGGCCAATCGGAAAAAATCACTGGGGACGTGTCGCTGGGCGTGCAGAACGTCTTGCTGGCGCAGTTGCTCGATCACTGGGGGCTGGAACGGCCGGATGTGGTGGCCCACGATTTCGGCGGCGCCACTGCGCTTCGCACGCACCTGCTCAACGGCAAGGATTATCGAAGCCTGACGCTGATCGACCCGGTGGCGTTGACGCCGTGGGGTTCGCCGTTCGTCCAGCATGTGCGCCAGCACGAGGCGGCGTTCAGTGGCCTGCCCGATTACATCCAGCGCGCCATTGTGCCGGCCTATATTCGCGGGGCGATCAAGCGCGACATTAGCGATGAAGAACTTGCACCCTATGTGCAGCCGTGGCTGGGCGATCCGGGGCAAGCGGCGTTCTATCGGCAGATTGCGCAGATGGATGAGCGTTATACCCGTGAGGCCGAAGGGCTGTACCCGACGGTTCGCTGCCCGGTGCAAATCCTCTGGGGCGAAGACGATCAGTGGATCCCCATCGAACGTGGGCGGGCGCTGCAGCAGATGATTGCCGGAGCACAATTTCACCCCGTACCCAATGCCGGGCATTTGGTGCAGGAAGATGCGCCGGAGGCGATTGTTGCGGCGTTGCTGAAGTTTTTGCCCCTGATCCAATCCCCCTGA
- the codB gene encoding cytosine permease — MTQNDPGNDYPLSEVPMHARKGLASTAMVLLGFTFFTATMFAGGKLGVAFSFGEMMAVIIVGNLLLGIYAAGLGYIAFKSGLNSVLMGRFCFGEVGSKLSDLILGFTQIGWYAWGTATAAVVLGKYFELDQGTVLGLMVLFGLMFCATAYVGYRGLEILSYIAVPAMMLLLMLSMWVATVKVGGLDGLLAVVPTGSLDWSTAITLVFGTFVSGATQATNWTRFSRSARVAVLASLIGFFIGNGLMVLIGAYGAIVYQQPDVVEVLLLQGFAMAAMAMLLLNIWSTQDNTIYNFAVAGCNLLRTGRRKTVTLAGAVIGTLLALLGMYDMLVPYLILLGTVIPPIGGVIMADFFFRYRGQYPRLADARLPAFNWPGLTAYALGTVAAFNSPWVAPLVGIAAAALTYVLLTSVLGARAAEAPLQDL; from the coding sequence ATGACGCAGAACGATCCAGGTAACGACTACCCCCTCAGCGAAGTGCCGATGCACGCGCGCAAGGGCCTCGCCTCCACGGCCATGGTGCTGCTGGGTTTCACCTTCTTCACCGCCACCATGTTCGCCGGCGGCAAGCTTGGTGTGGCGTTCAGTTTCGGCGAGATGATGGCGGTGATTATCGTCGGCAACTTGCTGCTGGGGATCTACGCCGCAGGCCTGGGTTACATCGCGTTCAAAAGCGGCCTCAATTCCGTGCTGATGGGCCGTTTCTGCTTCGGTGAGGTCGGCAGCAAACTCAGCGACCTGATCCTCGGTTTTACCCAGATCGGCTGGTACGCCTGGGGCACTGCGACGGCGGCGGTGGTGCTCGGCAAGTATTTCGAGTTGGACCAAGGCACCGTGCTGGGCCTGATGGTGCTGTTCGGCCTGATGTTCTGCGCCACCGCGTATGTCGGTTATCGCGGGCTGGAAATCCTCTCCTACATCGCGGTGCCGGCGATGATGTTGCTGCTGATGCTGTCGATGTGGGTGGCGACGGTGAAGGTCGGCGGGCTCGACGGGTTGCTCGCGGTAGTACCGACCGGATCGCTGGACTGGTCGACCGCGATTACCCTGGTGTTCGGCACCTTCGTCAGCGGCGCCACCCAGGCCACCAACTGGACGCGGTTCTCCCGTTCGGCCCGGGTCGCGGTCCTGGCCAGCCTGATCGGCTTCTTCATCGGCAACGGTCTGATGGTGTTGATCGGGGCCTACGGGGCCATCGTCTACCAGCAACCGGACGTGGTCGAGGTGCTGTTGCTGCAAGGGTTCGCCATGGCCGCGATGGCCATGTTGCTGCTCAATATCTGGAGCACCCAGGACAACACCATCTACAACTTCGCCGTCGCCGGTTGCAACCTGCTGCGCACCGGTCGGCGCAAGACCGTGACCCTGGCCGGCGCAGTGATCGGCACGCTGCTCGCCCTGCTGGGCATGTACGACATGCTGGTGCCGTACCTGATTCTGCTGGGCACGGTAATTCCGCCGATCGGCGGCGTGATCATGGCCGACTTCTTCTTTCGCTATCGTGGTCAATATCCTCGACTGGCCGATGCCCGACTGCCGGCGTTCAACTGGCCCGGGTTGACGGCCTATGCGCTCGGCACCGTCGCGGCATTCAATTCGCCGTGGGTCGCGCCGCTGGTAGGGATTGCCGCTGCCGCGTTAACGTATGTGTTATTGACCAGCGTCCTGGGTGCCCGGGCCGCTGAAGCGCCATTACAAGATCTATAA
- the codA gene encoding cytosine deaminase: MHIINARLRNQDGLHELHLENGLIRTIARQTEAPTLGPDDLDAGGNLVVPPFVEPHIHLDATLTAGEPRWNMSGTLFEGIECWGERKVTITEEDTKTRANKTIQTLAAHGIQHVRTHVDVTDPQLTALKAMLEVREQSRHLIDMQIVAFPQEGIESYRNGRELMEEAIRMGADVVGGIPHFEYTRDQGVSSVKFLMDLAERTGCLVDVHCDETDDPHSRFLEVLAEEARSRDMGSRVTASHTTAMGSYDNAYCAKLFRLLGHSGISFVSCPTESIHLQGRFDTFPKRRGVTRVNELLEAGMNVCFGQDSIVDPWYPLGNGNILRVLEAGLHICHMLGYRNLQSALDLVTDNSAKAMNLGDRYGLEQGRPANLLILSADSDYEVIRSQGLPLYSVRDGKVLMKRTMPVVEWPGRL; the protein is encoded by the coding sequence ATGCACATCATCAACGCCCGGCTGCGCAACCAGGATGGCCTGCATGAGTTGCACCTGGAAAACGGCCTGATCCGCACCATCGCCCGGCAGACCGAAGCCCCGACCCTGGGCCCCGATGACCTGGACGCCGGCGGCAACCTGGTGGTGCCGCCCTTCGTCGAGCCACACATTCACCTCGATGCCACCCTCACCGCCGGCGAGCCGCGCTGGAACATGAGCGGCACGCTGTTCGAAGGCATCGAGTGCTGGGGCGAGCGCAAGGTGACCATCACCGAGGAAGACACCAAGACTCGCGCCAATAAAACCATCCAGACCCTCGCCGCCCACGGCATCCAGCATGTGCGCACCCACGTCGACGTCACCGACCCGCAGCTCACGGCGCTCAAGGCGATGCTCGAAGTGCGCGAGCAAAGCCGTCACCTGATCGACATGCAAATCGTCGCGTTCCCCCAGGAAGGCATCGAATCGTACCGCAACGGCCGGGAATTGATGGAAGAAGCGATCCGCATGGGCGCCGATGTGGTCGGCGGCATTCCGCATTTCGAGTACACCCGGGATCAAGGCGTCAGCTCGGTGAAATTCCTGATGGACCTGGCTGAGCGCACCGGCTGCCTGGTGGACGTGCATTGCGACGAAACCGACGACCCGCATTCGCGCTTTCTGGAAGTGCTGGCCGAAGAAGCCCGCAGCCGCGACATGGGCTCGCGGGTGACCGCCAGCCACACCACGGCGATGGGCTCTTACGACAACGCCTACTGCGCCAAACTGTTTCGCCTGCTCGGGCATTCGGGCATCAGTTTTGTCTCCTGCCCCACCGAAAGCATTCACCTGCAGGGGCGTTTCGACACCTTCCCGAAACGCCGGGGCGTGACGCGGGTGAACGAGTTGCTCGAAGCGGGGATGAACGTGTGTTTCGGCCAGGACTCGATCGTCGATCCATGGTATCCGCTGGGCAACGGCAATATTTTGCGAGTGCTCGAAGCCGGTCTGCACATCTGCCACATGCTCGGTTACCGCAACCTGCAAAGTGCGCTGGACCTGGTCACCGACAACAGCGCCAAGGCGATGAACCTGGGCGATCGATACGGACTGGAACAGGGCCGGCCGGCAAATCTGTTGATCCTGTCGGCGGACAGCGACTACGAGGTGATTCGTAGCCAGGGCTTGCCGCTATATTCGGTCAGGGATGGCAAGGTGTTGATGAAGCGGACGATGCCGGTGGTGGAATGGCCGGGTCGACTGTAA
- a CDS encoding diaminopimelate epimerase has product MTPFYDARGNIYAVMAPGAVRERGIDLPQLASDAAQTREHWALAAIEAFCAWAPGTQPPGSKEHRCDGLLVGPFQSSPPFDLLIINTDGTLAERSGNGLTIFSQALSEQGLLPRDEACLLRVHHDKADAVSPVGTSVKPAAVGGVKGFWLDLGKPSFGPDAVGAERVEGALLNGRDVSHVQPLSALDPAWSRSQFVRIGNPHCVTLLENAEALPSNEQMREPGLSKGLTRIAYAMPAGAGAPCPAGVNLQWAMLASEGQVAARVFERGEGPTASSGTSASAVACAAWRVGWVAAGEVKVVMPGGTAPILLKESDGELSRVSLFGTARLMD; this is encoded by the coding sequence ATGACACCGTTCTACGATGCTCGAGGTAATATCTACGCGGTGATGGCGCCTGGCGCCGTGCGCGAACGCGGTATCGATTTGCCTCAACTCGCCAGCGACGCCGCGCAAACCCGCGAACACTGGGCGTTGGCGGCGATCGAGGCGTTTTGCGCCTGGGCCCCCGGCACCCAACCGCCGGGCAGCAAAGAGCATCGCTGCGACGGTCTGCTGGTGGGGCCGTTTCAGTCGTCGCCGCCGTTTGATCTGTTGATCATCAACACCGACGGCACCCTGGCCGAGCGCAGCGGCAACGGGTTGACGATTTTTTCTCAGGCCCTGAGTGAGCAAGGTTTACTGCCCCGGGACGAGGCGTGTTTGCTCAGGGTTCATCACGACAAGGCTGATGCGGTTTCACCCGTGGGTACTTCGGTGAAGCCAGCCGCGGTCGGGGGGGTGAAAGGGTTCTGGCTGGACCTGGGCAAACCGTCGTTCGGGCCGGACGCAGTGGGAGCTGAACGGGTTGAAGGCGCGCTGTTGAACGGGCGCGACGTCAGCCATGTGCAACCTTTGTCGGCGCTGGATCCGGCATGGTCACGAAGCCAGTTCGTGCGCATTGGCAATCCACATTGCGTGACACTTTTGGAGAACGCCGAAGCATTGCCGAGCAATGAACAGATGCGCGAGCCCGGGCTGTCCAAAGGTCTGACGCGAATTGCTTACGCCATGCCAGCGGGGGCAGGGGCACCGTGTCCTGCCGGCGTGAATCTGCAATGGGCAATGCTTGCGTCTGAAGGGCAAGTCGCCGCGCGGGTATTTGAACGCGGAGAAGGGCCGACGGCGTCGTCGGGCACCAGCGCCAGTGCGGTGGCCTGTGCTGCCTGGCGGGTTGGCTGGGTGGCGGCGGGTGAAGTGAAAGTCGTCATGCCGGGCGGCACGGCGCCGATTTTGCTGAAGGAATCGGACGGCGAGTTGAGTCGGGTCAGCCTTTTCGGTACGGCTCGGTTGATGGATTGA
- a CDS encoding glucan 1,4-alpha-maltotetraohydrolase domain-containing protein, translated as MKKLGLLSLLLLLLLAGAATADEVTPVRNGNGKEILLQGFHWNSSRNETETWYAVLAHMAGQIGIDGFTAIWMPPPWKDTSSWVDSNSGTSGGGEGYFWRSFDKNSQYGTDEQLKTAATALNRAGVKVVYDVVPNHMDDTKGDVPLFPRGHGEWRHECDKCDDGDPFIDGNSDLNIKYPSVFETFKKELINLRNNYGAMGLRFDFVRGYAPQNVDRWMNAFGNFQFCVGELWKGPSEYPADDWRSKASWQDALKDWSDRSRCTVFDFALKERMQNGSIAEWRHGLNGNPDKRWREVAVTFVDNHDTGYSPGLYRGQHHWPLPEELRNQAYAYILSSPGTPAVYWPDMYDWRRGELIRQLIKIRKDAGIKADSPIRFHTQYSGLVATTTGDNLSVVIALSSDLTKLPPGLTDPRLIWDDGKIRLWSTAPEQPAVNVHFTCDYATTYPGQSVYAAGSTLDLGAWDPVHAVPLSYNPESKQWSGVIDLPAKQDIQWKCIVRSNDASGTARWQPGANVNLISEAGRETRGAF; from the coding sequence ATGAAAAAGTTGGGACTACTGTCGCTGCTTCTCTTGCTGCTTCTGGCCGGAGCGGCAACGGCGGATGAAGTCACACCGGTGCGCAACGGCAACGGGAAAGAAATCCTGTTGCAGGGGTTCCATTGGAATTCCAGTCGCAACGAAACCGAAACATGGTATGCGGTACTGGCACACATGGCCGGTCAGATCGGCATCGACGGCTTCACTGCCATCTGGATGCCGCCGCCGTGGAAAGATACGTCCAGTTGGGTGGACAGCAATTCAGGCACGTCCGGCGGAGGTGAAGGTTATTTCTGGCGCAGCTTCGATAAAAACAGCCAGTACGGCACCGATGAGCAACTCAAAACGGCAGCCACGGCACTGAATCGAGCGGGTGTAAAAGTCGTTTATGACGTGGTGCCCAACCACATGGATGACACCAAGGGCGATGTCCCGCTGTTCCCGAGAGGCCATGGGGAATGGCGTCACGAATGTGACAAGTGCGACGACGGCGATCCATTTATCGACGGCAATTCCGATCTGAACATCAAATATCCATCGGTGTTCGAGACCTTTAAAAAAGAACTGATCAACCTGCGCAACAATTATGGCGCCATGGGCCTGCGTTTTGACTTTGTTCGCGGCTACGCGCCGCAGAACGTGGACCGCTGGATGAATGCGTTTGGGAATTTTCAGTTCTGCGTCGGTGAACTGTGGAAAGGCCCCAGTGAATACCCGGCTGACGACTGGCGCAGCAAGGCCAGTTGGCAGGACGCGCTCAAGGATTGGTCCGACCGCTCCCGCTGCACCGTCTTCGACTTTGCCCTCAAGGAACGCATGCAAAATGGCTCGATCGCCGAATGGCGACATGGGCTCAATGGCAATCCCGATAAACGCTGGCGCGAAGTTGCCGTCACCTTCGTCGACAACCATGACACCGGTTATTCGCCAGGACTCTACCGCGGTCAACATCACTGGCCATTGCCCGAAGAGCTACGCAATCAAGCCTACGCCTACATCCTCAGCAGCCCCGGGACACCGGCCGTGTATTGGCCGGACATGTATGACTGGCGACGCGGCGAGCTCATCCGCCAACTGATAAAAATCCGCAAGGACGCCGGAATCAAGGCCGACTCACCGATCCGCTTCCACACACAATATTCGGGGTTGGTCGCGACAACGACCGGGGACAACCTAAGCGTGGTGATTGCCTTGAGTTCGGACCTGACAAAACTTCCCCCGGGGCTGACCGATCCCAGGCTGATCTGGGATGACGGAAAAATCCGTCTCTGGAGCACGGCGCCTGAACAGCCGGCTGTCAATGTTCACTTCACCTGCGACTACGCCACGACCTACCCCGGCCAAAGTGTTTATGCCGCTGGCTCGACACTTGACCTGGGGGCCTGGGACCCTGTCCATGCCGTGCCATTGTCCTACAACCCCGAGAGCAAGCAATGGAGCGGTGTGATCGATCTGCCGGCAAAACAAGATATCCAATGGAAATGTATCGTGCGCAGTAACGATGCCTCGGGGACCGCGCGTTGGCAGCCGGGCGCCAACGTCAACCTCATCAGCGAGGCAGGCAGAGAGACGCGAGGTGCGTTCTAG